A section of the Halopiger aswanensis genome encodes:
- a CDS encoding GNAT family N-acetyltransferase — translation MNRLPLWKLTRNPVGRALYDRVSGRGLQFASLELYRRPADTDEGTADSSATAGDDSARLEFTVHESAATVDADVPYKPAEADEADLLVLGHLDGEVVGQVFLNRDETYVHELEARLSIDGAYVWRLYVDPDYRNRGFGAELLAGAIAAVRDRWGVVDLYALIADDNLPSRRLFEGHGFVPESQFRYVRVGAFSKRWQSPSQR, via the coding sequence GTGAACCGTCTCCCGCTCTGGAAACTGACCCGCAATCCCGTCGGCCGCGCACTCTACGACCGCGTGAGCGGCCGTGGCCTACAGTTTGCGTCTCTCGAGTTGTACCGGCGGCCCGCCGACACTGACGAGGGAACGGCCGACTCGAGCGCGACGGCCGGCGACGACTCCGCGCGGCTCGAGTTCACTGTCCACGAGTCCGCGGCGACCGTCGACGCCGACGTGCCGTACAAACCCGCAGAGGCCGACGAAGCCGACCTGCTCGTTCTCGGCCACTTGGACGGCGAGGTGGTCGGCCAGGTCTTTCTGAACCGCGACGAGACCTACGTCCACGAACTCGAGGCGCGGCTGTCGATCGACGGCGCGTACGTCTGGCGGCTCTACGTCGACCCCGACTACCGGAATCGCGGGTTCGGGGCCGAACTACTCGCGGGGGCGATAGCCGCCGTTCGCGATCGCTGGGGCGTCGTGGATCTGTACGCGCTGATCGCGGACGACAACCTGCCGTCCCGTCGGCTGTTCGAGGGTCACGGATTCGTTCCGGAATCGCAGTTCCGGTACGTTCGAGTCGGGGCGTTTTCGAAACGCTGGCAGTCGCCGTCGCAGCGATGA
- a CDS encoding metal-dependent hydrolase produces the protein MMATTHALMGVALVALVFPEVGAAPTAGVLLAAFVGGIVPDLDMGAAHRKTLHFPVCLPLAAAFVGGGLLASGATGSLALGLFAFLLSAALHSAIDVFGGGVEPEPWKRTSNKAVYNHVLGRWHRPKRWVRYAGAPEDFLLAAVCGTVAIRAAATTPEIDRLLLGTLAFSAAFTLVRKRIPDLLSYANASLSYSRS, from the coding sequence ATGATGGCCACGACCCACGCGCTGATGGGTGTTGCACTCGTGGCGCTCGTCTTCCCCGAAGTCGGCGCCGCGCCGACGGCGGGGGTCCTCCTAGCGGCGTTCGTCGGCGGGATCGTCCCCGACCTCGATATGGGGGCAGCCCACCGGAAGACGCTGCACTTCCCGGTCTGCCTGCCACTCGCGGCCGCCTTCGTCGGCGGCGGCCTCCTCGCGAGCGGCGCGACCGGAAGCCTCGCGCTCGGCCTGTTCGCGTTTCTCCTCTCCGCGGCGCTGCACTCGGCGATCGACGTCTTCGGCGGCGGCGTCGAACCGGAACCCTGGAAGCGAACCTCGAACAAAGCGGTCTACAACCACGTGCTCGGCCGCTGGCACCGACCGAAGCGGTGGGTCCGCTACGCCGGCGCGCCCGAAGATTTCCTGCTGGCTGCCGTCTGCGGAACGGTCGCGATCCGCGCTGCGGCGACCACGCCGGAAATCGATCGCCTCCTGTTGGGAACGCTCGCATTTTCGGCCGCGTTCACGCTCGTCCGCAAGCGGATTCCGGACCTGCTGTCCTACGCGAACGCGTCGCTGTCGTACTCTCGGTCGTAG
- the purM gene encoding phosphoribosylformylglycinamidine cyclo-ligase — MTDPADDGSAEADEDRLTYAETGVDIEASEDATAALLEAFGSDLRTEYAGLIDIGDRYLALATDGVGTKLLVAEAIEDYSTIGIDCIAMNVNDLVAAGVEPVAFVDYLAIDEPDENLTNEIGEGLAVGLERADLTMLGGETAVMPEVVKGFDLAGTCAGLAGKDEVLEGEAAVGDALVGFPSNGIHSNGLTLAREAVTREYEYTDEFPLDPERTIGEELLCPTRIYTDLLEPMHEYDVRAAAHVTGGGWTNLLRMGEREYVIDDPLPAQPIFEFVQDEGDVTDEEMHRTFNMGTGFVVSLPEDQADDLVAETDGRIIGRVEDGNSVEIRGLSLS, encoded by the coding sequence ATGACCGACCCAGCGGACGACGGGAGCGCGGAGGCGGACGAGGACCGACTTACCTACGCCGAGACCGGCGTCGACATCGAAGCCAGCGAGGACGCGACCGCGGCCCTGCTCGAGGCCTTCGGCAGCGACCTTCGGACGGAGTACGCCGGCTTGATCGACATCGGCGATCGCTATCTGGCACTCGCCACGGACGGCGTCGGCACGAAACTGCTCGTCGCCGAAGCGATCGAGGACTACTCCACGATCGGCATCGACTGCATCGCGATGAACGTCAACGACCTCGTGGCCGCGGGCGTCGAGCCCGTCGCCTTCGTCGACTACCTCGCGATCGACGAGCCCGACGAGAACCTGACGAACGAGATCGGCGAAGGGCTCGCCGTCGGCCTCGAGCGGGCCGATCTGACGATGCTCGGCGGCGAGACGGCGGTCATGCCCGAGGTCGTAAAGGGGTTCGACCTCGCGGGCACCTGCGCCGGGCTGGCCGGGAAGGACGAGGTACTCGAGGGCGAGGCCGCGGTCGGCGACGCGCTGGTCGGGTTCCCCTCGAACGGCATCCACTCGAACGGACTCACGCTCGCTCGCGAGGCGGTCACGCGCGAGTACGAGTACACGGACGAGTTCCCCCTCGATCCCGAGCGGACCATCGGCGAGGAACTGCTGTGCCCGACCCGGATCTACACCGACCTGCTCGAGCCGATGCACGAGTACGACGTTCGCGCGGCGGCCCACGTCACGGGCGGCGGCTGGACGAATCTGCTGCGGATGGGCGAGCGCGAGTACGTGATCGACGACCCGCTGCCGGCCCAGCCGATCTTCGAGTTCGTCCAGGACGAGGGTGACGTGACCGACGAGGAGATGCACCGAACGTTCAACATGGGAACCGGCTTCGTCGTCTCGCTGCCGGAAGATCAGGCGGACGACCTCGTCGCGGAGACCGACGGACGGATTATCGGCCGTGTCGAGGACGGCAATTCGGTCGAGATTCGCGGGCTCTCGCTGTCCTAA
- a CDS encoding macro domain-containing protein, with protein MEFDVIQGDIAAQSADALVNAAGTSLRMGSGVAGALRRGAGEEINEEAMAKGPVDLGEVGVTDAYELHADYVIHAAAMPHYGDGQATAESIRDAARNSLEKADELGCRSIVLPALGCGVAGFDLADGAAIIGEEIANYEPDVLEDVEFIAYSDEEYDTIRAATGKAEQSELSEEGESDR; from the coding sequence ATGGAGTTCGACGTGATTCAAGGAGACATCGCCGCACAGTCCGCTGACGCGCTCGTCAACGCCGCGGGTACGAGTCTCCGAATGGGCTCGGGCGTCGCCGGCGCGCTCCGTCGCGGTGCTGGCGAGGAGATCAACGAGGAAGCGATGGCGAAGGGACCCGTCGATCTCGGCGAGGTCGGCGTGACCGACGCCTACGAACTGCACGCTGACTACGTCATCCACGCCGCCGCGATGCCCCACTACGGTGACGGCCAGGCGACCGCAGAGAGCATCCGCGACGCCGCGCGGAACTCCTTGGAGAAAGCCGACGAACTCGGCTGCCGATCGATCGTTCTGCCGGCGCTCGGTTGTGGCGTCGCCGGATTCGACCTCGCCGACGGCGCTGCGATCATCGGCGAGGAGATTGCGAACTACGAGCCCGACGTGCTCGAGGACGTCGAGTTCATCGCGTATAGCGACGAGGAGTACGATACGATCCGCGCCGCGACGGGGAAAGCCGAGCAGTCCGAGCTGTCCGAGGAGGGCGAGTCGGATCGGTAG
- a CDS encoding DUF7331 family protein, whose protein sequence is MDVPARRQEPETEEPEEPAAVVTSHETRPGKVVFTERDNSDGWIATDLTVDLEP, encoded by the coding sequence ATGGACGTACCCGCTCGCAGGCAGGAACCCGAGACCGAAGAACCCGAGGAGCCGGCGGCGGTCGTGACCAGTCACGAGACCCGCCCCGGCAAAGTCGTCTTTACCGAACGCGACAACTCCGACGGCTGGATCGCGACCGATCTAACCGTCGATCTCGAGCCCTGA
- the dpsA gene encoding DNA starvation/stationary phase protection protein DpsA — MSTQKTVRQSADTVEENKLRLEQEKAEQIVDALNTELSNAYVLYHQLKKHHWVVEGAEFLPLHEFLEEAYEHVEEGADEIAERAQALGGVPVSGPTNLEDRATVEFEGEDVYDVRTMFENDLEMYGDIIESMRDSIELAENLGDHATAEMLREILVDLEEDGHHFEHYLEDDTLVLEEATK, encoded by the coding sequence ATGAGCACCCAGAAGACCGTCCGTCAGTCCGCCGATACCGTCGAGGAGAACAAACTCCGCCTCGAGCAGGAGAAAGCCGAGCAGATCGTCGACGCGCTGAACACGGAGTTGTCGAACGCGTACGTGCTGTACCACCAGCTCAAGAAGCACCACTGGGTCGTCGAAGGCGCCGAGTTCCTGCCGCTGCACGAGTTCCTCGAGGAGGCCTACGAACACGTCGAGGAGGGCGCCGACGAGATCGCCGAGCGCGCCCAGGCGCTGGGCGGCGTCCCCGTTTCCGGCCCGACGAACCTCGAGGACCGCGCCACCGTCGAGTTCGAGGGTGAGGACGTCTACGACGTCCGCACGATGTTCGAGAACGACCTCGAGATGTACGGCGACATCATCGAGTCGATGCGCGACAGCATCGAACTCGCCGAGAACCTCGGCGACCACGCGACCGCCGAAATGCTGCGCGAGATCCTCGTCGACCTCGAGGAGGACGGCCACCACTTCGAGCACTACCTCGAGGACGACACGCTGGTCCTCGAGGAGGCGACGAAGTAA
- a CDS encoding YhjD/YihY/BrkB family envelope integrity protein, whose product MAPDIRRSVSFGKTVAAGFQQKNVTFMAASIAYQAFISLLPLLVLVFFLVTIVGGDQFATEVTAATEGFLPDSGQLIIENAIEDSPASAGSSIIGLVVLLWGALKIFRGLDTAFSEIYETTAESSLIDQLRDGLIVFGALGGALLAAVAASIVLAFFPTIPFISVLQPLLLVGVLTVAFLPMYYYFPDADVTAREVLPGAAVAAVGWTALQSLFQVYVSFAGSSESAGPLGAILLLLTWLYFGGLILLLGGVVNAVSAGRLEPEADADEDTDETDAVDEFETIPESKRPPMIDDVQREREHLTGQLETVVRERDQLQHDLAAQRSRRYRLEDRVDELESRVDTLEATNRDLESENERLRRELEEERRQEPEWKRRLRGGLARVRTLRIGVIERE is encoded by the coding sequence ATGGCTCCCGATATCAGGCGATCCGTCTCGTTCGGCAAGACGGTCGCCGCCGGCTTTCAACAGAAAAACGTCACGTTCATGGCCGCGAGTATCGCCTATCAGGCGTTTATCTCGCTGCTGCCGCTGCTGGTGCTCGTCTTCTTCCTCGTTACGATCGTCGGCGGCGACCAGTTCGCCACCGAAGTCACCGCCGCGACGGAGGGCTTTCTCCCCGACAGCGGCCAACTGATCATCGAGAACGCGATCGAGGATTCGCCCGCGTCGGCAGGCTCGTCGATTATCGGCCTCGTCGTGCTGTTATGGGGGGCGCTGAAGATCTTCCGCGGGCTGGATACGGCCTTCTCCGAAATCTACGAGACGACGGCCGAGAGCTCGCTTATCGATCAGCTCCGCGACGGACTGATCGTCTTCGGCGCGCTCGGCGGCGCGTTGCTCGCGGCGGTCGCGGCGAGCATCGTCCTCGCGTTCTTCCCGACGATTCCGTTCATCAGCGTGCTCCAGCCGCTCCTACTCGTCGGCGTCCTCACCGTCGCCTTCCTCCCGATGTACTACTACTTCCCCGACGCCGACGTCACCGCTCGCGAGGTGCTGCCGGGCGCCGCCGTCGCCGCCGTCGGCTGGACGGCCCTCCAGTCGCTGTTCCAGGTCTACGTCTCCTTCGCGGGGAGTTCGGAGAGCGCGGGCCCGCTCGGCGCTATCCTCCTCTTGCTCACGTGGCTCTACTTCGGCGGGCTCATCCTGCTGCTCGGCGGCGTCGTCAACGCGGTCAGCGCAGGTCGACTCGAGCCCGAAGCAGATGCGGACGAAGACACAGACGAGACGGACGCAGTCGACGAGTTCGAAACGATCCCCGAATCGAAACGGCCGCCGATGATCGACGATGTCCAGCGAGAACGCGAGCATCTGACCGGGCAACTCGAGACCGTCGTCCGCGAGCGCGACCAACTGCAACACGACCTCGCGGCCCAGCGCAGCCGGCGCTACCGGCTCGAGGACCGGGTCGACGAACTCGAGTCGCGTGTCGATACTCTCGAGGCGACGAACCGCGACCTCGAGAGCGAAAACGAGCGACTCCGCCGGGAACTCGAGGAGGAACGACGACAGGAACCCGAGTGGAAACGGCGGCTCCGCGGCGGGCTGGCCCGGGTTCGGACGCTTCGAATCGGTGTTATCGAGCGCGAGTGA
- a CDS encoding metal ABC transporter substrate-binding protein, translating to MNLSRRSVLRAGAGSLALSSLAGLAGCLSEPDAGSGPEGGYAAFFALADWSEHVAGDQLSIENPVETGQIGHGWEPQGDLTADIADSEVFVYLDSPEFTWAQDVASQLETDYDHVTLIDGMAGLEDQLLAFDGSHDHDHGSEDEHDDEHDHDTNESTENHDEHDHDGHSDEDEHNHDHDSESTDDHEDGHDHSDDHDHTHDDGGAEFYDPHVWVDPVLAQDIVGTIADGLAEADPDNEDTYRENADAYAQQLADVDDQLESLVAEADRDVGVLAGHDSFRYLEERYGFELHTPVDVSPNAEITTGQLADTIALIDEHEIETILYDPFEATGSDDLPQEVTHLLENSHAESAEPISPLAGTTAEWNDRDWGWLEQMTELNLPALRAALGVTE from the coding sequence ATGAACTTGTCACGTCGTTCGGTGCTGCGGGCCGGTGCCGGGTCGCTCGCGCTCTCGTCGCTCGCCGGCCTCGCCGGCTGTCTGAGCGAACCCGATGCCGGATCCGGTCCCGAGGGGGGCTACGCGGCATTTTTCGCCCTCGCGGACTGGAGCGAGCACGTTGCCGGCGATCAGCTCTCGATCGAAAACCCGGTCGAGACGGGCCAGATCGGCCACGGCTGGGAGCCCCAGGGCGATCTCACCGCCGATATCGCGGACTCGGAAGTCTTCGTCTATCTCGACTCGCCCGAGTTCACCTGGGCGCAGGACGTGGCCTCGCAACTCGAGACCGATTACGATCACGTCACGCTGATCGACGGGATGGCCGGACTCGAGGACCAGTTGCTGGCGTTCGACGGATCACACGATCACGACCACGGGAGTGAAGACGAACACGACGACGAGCACGACCACGATACCAACGAGAGTACCGAAAACCACGACGAACACGACCACGACGGTCATTCGGACGAGGACGAACACAACCACGATCACGACAGCGAGAGTACCGACGATCACGAGGACGGACACGACCACAGCGACGACCACGACCATACCCACGATGACGGCGGCGCGGAGTTCTACGACCCCCACGTCTGGGTCGACCCCGTACTCGCGCAGGACATCGTCGGGACGATCGCGGACGGACTCGCCGAAGCCGATCCCGACAACGAAGACACCTACAGAGAGAACGCGGACGCGTACGCACAGCAGCTCGCGGACGTCGACGACCAACTCGAGTCGCTCGTCGCCGAGGCCGACCGCGACGTCGGCGTCCTCGCCGGGCACGACTCGTTCCGCTACCTCGAGGAGCGCTACGGCTTCGAGTTGCACACGCCGGTCGACGTCTCGCCCAACGCGGAGATCACCACGGGACAGCTCGCGGACACGATCGCCCTCATCGACGAGCACGAGATCGAGACGATCCTGTACGACCCGTTCGAGGCGACCGGCAGCGACGATCTGCCCCAGGAGGTCACGCACCTCCTCGAGAACAGCCACGCCGAGTCGGCCGAGCCGATCAGCCCGCTGGCGGGGACCACCGCCGAGTGGAACGACCGCGACTGGGGCTGGCTCGAGCAGATGACGGAACTGAACCTGCCGGCGCTCCGAGCAGCGCTAGGAGTGACGGAATGA
- a CDS encoding metal ABC transporter ATP-binding protein — protein MTANADPAPAPVVDLEHVSFAYGEQPAVDDVSLTVEAGDFLGLIGPNGSGKTTLLRIMLGLLSPDSGSVELFGQPVEEFEQGERIGYVSQQATSGGGTMPVTVRECVRMGRFAHVGHSRLTDEDRAIADEALETVGITDLADQQLNQLSGGQRQRAYIARALASEADLLALDEPTVGVDAESRDAFYQLLESLNNEGITIILIEHDIGVVTDRADRIACINTELYHHGDTESFVESDALSEAYGATGTVVHHHH, from the coding sequence GTGACTGCGAACGCGGACCCGGCCCCGGCCCCGGTCGTGGACTTGGAGCACGTCTCGTTCGCCTACGGCGAGCAACCCGCCGTCGACGACGTGAGCCTGACCGTCGAGGCGGGTGACTTCCTCGGCTTGATCGGCCCCAACGGCTCCGGCAAGACGACCCTGCTGCGGATCATGCTCGGGCTGCTTAGTCCCGACAGCGGCTCGGTCGAACTGTTCGGCCAGCCGGTCGAGGAGTTCGAGCAGGGCGAACGCATCGGCTACGTCTCCCAGCAGGCCACGAGCGGCGGCGGTACCATGCCCGTCACCGTTCGGGAGTGCGTTCGGATGGGCCGGTTCGCCCACGTCGGCCACTCCCGGCTGACCGACGAGGATCGGGCTATCGCCGATGAGGCGCTCGAGACGGTCGGCATTACCGACCTCGCGGACCAACAACTCAACCAGCTCTCGGGCGGCCAGCGCCAGCGCGCCTACATCGCGCGAGCCTTAGCCTCCGAGGCCGATCTGCTCGCGTTAGACGAGCCGACGGTCGGGGTCGACGCCGAGTCGCGGGACGCGTTCTACCAGTTGCTCGAGTCGCTCAATAACGAGGGGATCACGATCATCCTGATCGAGCACGACATCGGGGTCGTCACGGACCGGGCGGATCGCATCGCCTGTATCAACACGGAACTGTACCACCACGGGGACACGGAGTCGTTCGTCGAGAGCGACGCCTTGAGCGAGGCTTACGGGGCGACGGGAACGGTCGTCCATCACCACCACTGA
- a CDS encoding metal ABC transporter permease encodes MDGEPHAQSNSSSIRSLEPRRGIELAGLGLVAALAAAMVGFVALDWLRHVLSPAALLFEQFLIAGMWLDYYLGTNVFQHAFMWRQIATGVCIGIVAPLVGTYLVHRQMALIGETLAHTAFAGVAVGLIFIGLTGWNGSLLWIALVVGVLGALAVQWLTEHTTAFGDVPIAIMLTGSFAVGTLLISWGRSSMSIAIDIEGYLFGNLSVVTADGARMMAILSVAVVAVVAATYKQLLFITFDEQAARVARLNVRWYNTLLIVMTAVVVVGAMQVLGVILVAGMLVIPVATASQLARSFRETLYCSILFGQCAVLGGFALALGLDLPSGGSIIVVAILFYLSAIFLSDRSATAISMH; translated from the coding sequence ATGGACGGAGAGCCACACGCGCAGTCAAACAGCAGCTCCATCCGATCGCTCGAGCCGCGCCGCGGAATCGAACTCGCGGGACTCGGCCTCGTCGCGGCCCTCGCGGCCGCGATGGTCGGGTTCGTGGCGCTCGACTGGCTTCGACACGTCCTCTCGCCGGCCGCGCTCCTGTTCGAGCAGTTCCTCATCGCCGGGATGTGGCTCGACTACTACCTGGGGACGAACGTCTTCCAGCACGCGTTCATGTGGCGCCAGATCGCGACGGGCGTCTGCATCGGCATCGTCGCGCCGCTGGTCGGCACCTACCTCGTCCACCGGCAGATGGCGCTGATCGGAGAGACGCTCGCCCACACCGCCTTCGCGGGCGTCGCGGTCGGCCTCATCTTCATCGGGCTAACCGGCTGGAACGGCTCGCTGCTGTGGATCGCGCTCGTCGTCGGCGTCCTCGGCGCGCTCGCAGTCCAGTGGCTCACCGAGCACACGACGGCGTTCGGCGACGTGCCGATCGCGATCATGCTGACCGGCAGTTTCGCCGTCGGCACGCTGTTGATCAGCTGGGGCCGTTCGTCCATGTCGATCGCGATCGACATCGAGGGGTACCTCTTCGGAAACCTCTCGGTCGTCACGGCTGACGGCGCGCGCATGATGGCGATTCTCAGCGTCGCCGTCGTCGCCGTCGTCGCCGCGACCTACAAGCAACTGCTCTTCATCACGTTCGACGAGCAGGCGGCCCGCGTCGCCCGCCTCAACGTCCGCTGGTACAACACCCTGCTGATCGTGATGACCGCGGTCGTCGTCGTCGGCGCGATGCAAGTGCTGGGCGTGATCCTCGTCGCCGGAATGCTCGTGATTCCCGTCGCGACGGCCTCCCAGCTCGCCCGCAGCTTCCGCGAGACGCTGTACTGTTCGATCCTGTTCGGTCAGTGCGCGGTACTCGGCGGCTTCGCGCTCGCACTCGGGCTGGACCTGCCCTCGGGCGGCTCGATCATCGTGGTCGCCATCCTGTTTTACTTGAGTGCGATCTTCCTCTCGGATCGATCGGCGACCGCGATTTCGATGCACTGA
- a CDS encoding acetate--CoA ligase family protein: MGRLSELFRPETVGVVGATDREGAVGRAILENLQSDFEGEIVPVNPKRDEVLGLECYEDVASAPPIDLGVVVVPPPVVLETVRELGEAGTKNVVVITAGFSETGGEGAKRERELREIAAEYDLNVVGPNSLGVMSTPIGMNATFGPENAREGSISFMSQSGAFITAVLDWANEEGIGFKDVVSVGNKSVLDETDFVEEWGDDPETDVIIGYLEDIDDGQGFVRTAREVTDDTPIVLVKSGRTDAGAQAASSHTGAIAGSERAYEAGLEQAGVIRAESVQELFDYARALSGLPEPDSDGVAVITNAGGPGVLTTDAVGDSSLEMADFTDETIDKLAEAMPDEANVYNPIDAIGDADVERFGEALEIALADPNVGSAVVVAAPTAVLEYDGLAETVIEKRDEYEKPVVTSLMGGARARAAEEVLREFGIPNYFDPSRAVAGLDGLARYRDVRERTVDEPAQFDVDRERAREILERAADRDDNRLGVESMDLLEAYGIPTPAGDIVDDPDRAREVAESIDGDVVMKIVSPDITHKSDIGGVKVGVGDEDVYDAYEDLVSRARNYQPDATIIGVQIQEMLDVDESTETIVGMNRDPQFGPLLLFGLGGIFVEILEDTSVRVAPIGEDEARDMIDEIQAAPLLRGARGREPADVDAIVETVQRLSQLVTDFPSILELDVNPLVAGPDGVQAIDLRLTVDTEELNDD; encoded by the coding sequence ATGGGACGGTTATCCGAACTCTTCAGACCCGAGACCGTGGGCGTGGTTGGTGCCACCGACCGCGAGGGTGCAGTCGGTCGGGCGATCCTCGAGAACTTGCAGTCGGATTTCGAGGGCGAGATCGTCCCGGTCAATCCCAAACGCGACGAGGTACTCGGGCTCGAGTGTTACGAAGACGTAGCGAGCGCGCCACCGATCGATCTGGGGGTCGTCGTCGTCCCGCCGCCGGTGGTGCTCGAAACGGTTCGGGAACTCGGCGAGGCGGGGACGAAAAACGTCGTGGTCATCACGGCCGGGTTCTCCGAGACCGGCGGCGAAGGAGCCAAACGCGAGCGCGAACTCCGCGAGATCGCCGCCGAGTACGACCTGAACGTCGTCGGGCCGAACAGCCTGGGCGTCATGTCGACGCCGATCGGCATGAACGCCACCTTCGGCCCGGAGAACGCCCGCGAGGGGTCGATCTCCTTTATGAGCCAGTCGGGCGCGTTCATCACCGCCGTTCTCGACTGGGCCAACGAGGAGGGGATCGGCTTCAAGGACGTCGTCTCCGTGGGCAACAAGTCCGTCCTCGACGAGACCGACTTCGTCGAGGAGTGGGGCGACGACCCCGAGACGGACGTCATCATCGGCTACCTCGAGGACATCGACGACGGACAGGGCTTCGTCCGGACGGCCCGGGAGGTAACCGACGACACGCCGATCGTCCTCGTGAAGTCGGGCCGCACCGACGCCGGCGCGCAGGCCGCCTCTTCCCATACCGGCGCCATTGCGGGGAGCGAACGCGCCTACGAGGCCGGCCTCGAGCAGGCGGGCGTGATCCGCGCCGAGTCGGTCCAGGAACTGTTCGACTACGCGCGGGCGCTCTCGGGCCTGCCGGAGCCCGATTCGGACGGCGTCGCCGTCATCACCAACGCCGGCGGTCCGGGCGTGCTGACGACCGACGCGGTCGGCGACTCCTCCCTCGAGATGGCCGACTTCACCGACGAGACGATCGATAAACTCGCCGAGGCGATGCCCGACGAGGCCAACGTCTACAACCCGATCGACGCCATCGGGGACGCCGACGTCGAGCGGTTCGGCGAGGCCTTAGAGATCGCGCTGGCGGATCCGAACGTCGGCAGTGCGGTCGTCGTGGCCGCGCCGACGGCGGTGCTCGAGTACGACGGCCTCGCCGAGACGGTCATCGAGAAGCGCGACGAGTACGAGAAACCCGTCGTCACCAGCCTGATGGGCGGCGCCCGGGCCCGCGCGGCCGAGGAGGTGCTGCGGGAGTTCGGCATCCCGAACTACTTCGACCCCTCGCGTGCGGTCGCGGGACTCGACGGCCTGGCGCGGTACCGCGACGTCCGCGAGCGGACGGTCGACGAACCGGCACAGTTCGACGTCGACCGCGAGCGCGCCCGCGAAATTCTCGAGCGAGCGGCCGACCGCGACGACAACCGGCTGGGCGTCGAGTCGATGGACCTGCTCGAGGCCTACGGCATCCCGACGCCGGCGGGCGACATCGTCGACGATCCGGATCGGGCCCGCGAGGTCGCCGAGTCGATCGACGGCGACGTCGTGATGAAGATCGTCAGCCCCGACATCACCCACAAGTCCGACATCGGCGGGGTGAAAGTCGGCGTCGGCGACGAGGACGTCTACGACGCCTACGAGGATCTGGTCTCCCGGGCGCGCAACTACCAGCCCGACGCGACGATCATCGGCGTCCAGATCCAGGAGATGCTCGACGTCGACGAATCGACCGAGACCATCGTGGGCATGAACCGCGACCCGCAGTTCGGCCCGCTGCTGCTGTTCGGGCTCGGCGGCATCTTCGTCGAAATTCTCGAGGACACCTCGGTTCGCGTCGCGCCGATCGGCGAGGACGAAGCGCGCGACATGATCGACGAGATCCAGGCGGCGCCGCTGCTGCGCGGCGCTCGCGGCCGCGAACCGGCCGACGTCGACGCGATCGTCGAGACGGTCCAACGGCTCTCGCAGCTGGTGACCGACTTCCCGTCGATCCTCGAACTCGACGTGAACCCGCTCGTGGCGGGCCCCGACGGCGTACAGGCGATCGACCTGCGACTCACCGTGGACACGGAGGAACTCAACGATGACTGA